Proteins encoded together in one Mycolicibacter minnesotensis window:
- the dapA gene encoding 4-hydroxy-tetrahydrodipicolinate synthase, with translation MSSSGFDAKAQFGTVLTAMVTPFGADGSVDTDAAVRLANRLIDAGCDGLVISGTTGESPTTADYEKLTLLRAVVEAVGDRARIIAGAGSNDTEHSVRLAEACAGVGAHGLLVVTPYYSRPSQAGLLAHFTAVADASALPVMLYDIPARSVVPIAPDTIFELAEHPNIVAIKDAKGDLHAGAQIMAETGLAYYSGDDALNLPWLAMGATGFVSVISHFAAGQLRDMLAAFTAGDVATARKINISIASLSNAMGRVGGVTFVKAGLRLQGFDVGDPRLPMVPATAAEVDELAIDMRAASVLG, from the coding sequence GTGAGCAGCAGCGGATTCGACGCCAAGGCGCAGTTCGGCACCGTGCTGACCGCCATGGTGACCCCCTTTGGCGCGGACGGCTCGGTGGACACCGACGCCGCGGTGCGCCTGGCCAATCGCCTCATCGACGCCGGTTGCGACGGCTTGGTGATCTCGGGCACCACCGGCGAGTCGCCGACCACCGCGGATTACGAGAAGCTCACGCTGCTGCGTGCGGTGGTCGAGGCGGTCGGTGACCGGGCGCGGATCATCGCCGGCGCCGGCAGCAACGACACCGAGCACAGTGTGCGGCTGGCTGAGGCCTGCGCGGGCGTCGGCGCGCACGGCCTGCTGGTGGTGACGCCGTACTACTCGCGACCGTCGCAGGCCGGCTTGTTGGCGCACTTCACCGCGGTCGCTGATGCCAGTGCGCTCCCGGTCATGCTCTACGACATTCCCGCCCGCTCAGTGGTGCCGATCGCACCGGACACGATCTTCGAGCTGGCCGAACATCCCAATATCGTCGCGATCAAGGACGCCAAGGGAGATCTGCACGCAGGCGCGCAGATCATGGCCGAGACCGGGCTGGCCTACTACTCCGGCGACGACGCCCTCAACCTGCCCTGGCTGGCCATGGGAGCCACCGGGTTCGTCAGCGTGATCTCGCACTTCGCGGCAGGACAGTTGCGTGACATGCTCGCCGCCTTCACTGCCGGCGACGTTGCGACCGCCCGCAAGATCAACATCTCCATCGCGTCGTTGTCCAATGCGATGGGTCGTGTCGGCGGGGTGACCTTCGTCAAGGCCGGGCTGCGGTTGCAGGGCTTCGACGTGGGCGACCCGCGGTTGCCGATGGTTCCGGCGACCGCCGCCGAGGTCGACGAATTGGCCATCGACATGCGCGCCGCGTCTGTCCTGGGGTGA
- a CDS encoding DoxX family protein gives MRKIARPLLATAFVGQGVEALLRPQEAAQTARPTLDGLKLLPDEVAAKVPSDVEAFARANALAQIGGGLLLASGRLPRLAAAVLACTVIPGSAGGHMFWAEPDPQRRTDQRRAFLTDVSLIGGLMIAAADTEGRPSLGWRARRAARRTYRRAAGALPGTSGDAALEAVGDKVSAGLLAGVEHGRELAELVSEKAAPLLESAGERGVQLAEVAAERGTELAHAAREGATTLADGARRRLRHLDAHRH, from the coding sequence ATGCGCAAGATCGCACGTCCACTCCTTGCGACGGCCTTTGTCGGGCAGGGAGTAGAGGCACTGCTGAGGCCGCAAGAGGCCGCGCAAACGGCGCGCCCGACGTTGGACGGGCTCAAACTGCTACCGGACGAGGTAGCGGCGAAGGTGCCGTCTGACGTCGAGGCGTTCGCCAGAGCCAACGCACTGGCGCAGATCGGTGGCGGCCTGCTGCTAGCCAGCGGCAGGCTGCCCCGACTGGCGGCCGCGGTACTGGCCTGCACGGTCATACCGGGCAGCGCGGGTGGGCACATGTTCTGGGCCGAGCCGGACCCGCAGCGACGGACCGACCAACGTCGAGCCTTCTTGACCGACGTCAGCCTCATCGGGGGGCTGATGATCGCGGCAGCGGATACCGAAGGCAGACCGTCGTTGGGTTGGCGGGCCCGTCGCGCCGCGCGTCGTACCTATCGGCGTGCCGCCGGCGCCTTGCCCGGCACGTCCGGCGATGCCGCCCTCGAGGCGGTCGGCGACAAGGTGAGCGCAGGCCTGCTGGCCGGCGTCGAGCACGGACGCGAACTCGCCGAATTGGTCAGCGAGAAGGCCGCTCCGCTACTCGAGTCTGCCGGCGAACGGGGAGTGCAGCTCGCCGAAGTCGCCGCCGAGCGCGGCACCGAGCTCGCGCACGCGGCCCGAGAAGGGGCGACCACGCTCGCCGACGGCGCGCGTCGCCGCCTTCGCCACCTCGACGCTCACCGGCACTGA
- a CDS encoding DUF421 domain-containing protein translates to MEWARLFSFDTPPSEIFIRGTVIYIAIYALLRVVLKREAGTNGITDLIVVVLIADAAQNGMSGGYRSISDGILLVGVIIGWSYLLNWMAHRWPGVARILRPGPLLVIYEGAFLYANMRKEMITEEQVREQARKQGIADLSVVREGRMESDGQFSFLIGAPRRVRDMVID, encoded by the coding sequence GTGGAGTGGGCGCGACTTTTCTCTTTCGATACACCGCCATCGGAGATCTTCATCCGCGGAACCGTCATCTACATCGCGATCTACGCGCTGCTGCGGGTGGTGTTGAAGCGTGAGGCGGGCACCAATGGGATCACCGATCTCATCGTGGTGGTGCTGATCGCCGATGCGGCACAGAACGGCATGTCGGGCGGTTACCGATCCATCAGCGACGGCATTCTGCTTGTCGGGGTGATCATCGGCTGGTCCTATTTGCTGAATTGGATGGCGCACCGCTGGCCTGGGGTGGCGAGGATCCTGCGACCTGGGCCGCTGCTGGTGATCTATGAGGGTGCATTCCTTTACGCCAACATGCGTAAGGAGATGATCACCGAGGAACAGGTTCGCGAGCAGGCCCGTAAACAGGGGATCGCTGACCTTTCCGTGGTGCGTGAAGGCCGGATGGAATCCGATGGGCAGTTCAGTTTTCTCATCGGTGCGCCCCGCCGGGTCCGCGACATGGTCATCGACTAA
- a CDS encoding putative quinol monooxygenase, with protein MPVVVVATFAVKPESVEAVREICTKAVAQVHEEPGCQLYSLHEADGSFVFIEQWADADALKAHSTAPAVGALFGSLTEHLAGAPDIKMLQPVPAGEPAQGQLRP; from the coding sequence ATGCCCGTGGTCGTCGTCGCCACCTTCGCCGTCAAGCCGGAATCGGTCGAAGCAGTCCGCGAGATCTGCACCAAGGCGGTGGCGCAGGTGCACGAAGAACCGGGATGCCAGCTGTACTCCCTGCACGAAGCCGACGGCTCCTTCGTGTTCATCGAGCAGTGGGCCGACGCCGACGCACTGAAGGCCCACTCGACCGCCCCCGCAGTGGGCGCGCTGTTCGGCAGCCTCACCGAGCACCTGGCGGGAGCGCCCGACATCAAGATGCTGCAGCCGGTTCCGGCCGGGGAGCCTGCTCAGGGCCAGCTGCGGCCGTGA
- a CDS encoding wax ester/triacylglycerol synthase family O-acyltransferase encodes MAEYLTPLDAGFLGVEDADHNVSMATGTLAILDGPVPEFAAVQRTLADRLQGCPRFGQRLVRHALDLSAPEWVDDPGFDIAQHVGRIAVPAPGGDGELHGVVADVMSWRLDRNRPLWEIWVISGLRGDRWALLMKVHHCVASSTATAHLLTGLSDSGVAPGTAHPAAAPHDGQEPHARPLLDLNPVHWMYNLRGVLELASGLLAPVTSSLNGPITSRRRYSAARLPLDDIQQICRAFDVTVNDVVLSALTESYRDFMIRRGQVPQPDSLRTLVPESATSTVLMPRLPIEESNPVQRLLAVRSRLAQTKDGGQWYAGRAVMSAAGLLPVAWSAAAARLLGGLRQRGVVALATTVPGPAESLEIMGCTVEGVFPVPPIALQLRTGVSVLSYAGELFIGVLADYEFAAVDELARGLEAAVARLVARSKRRKPLRDWHGLALVHSA; translated from the coding sequence GTGGCCGAGTACCTGACCCCCTTGGACGCCGGCTTTCTGGGCGTCGAGGACGCCGACCACAACGTCAGCATGGCTACCGGAACGCTCGCGATCCTCGATGGCCCGGTTCCTGAGTTCGCCGCCGTGCAGCGGACCCTGGCCGATCGTCTCCAAGGTTGTCCCCGCTTCGGGCAGCGACTGGTCCGACACGCCTTGGACCTGAGCGCACCCGAATGGGTCGACGATCCCGGCTTCGACATCGCCCAACACGTCGGCCGGATCGCGGTGCCGGCCCCCGGCGGCGACGGCGAACTACACGGGGTGGTCGCCGACGTGATGTCCTGGCGGCTGGACCGCAACCGTCCGCTGTGGGAGATCTGGGTGATCAGCGGGCTGCGCGGCGACCGCTGGGCCCTGCTGATGAAAGTTCATCACTGCGTCGCCAGCAGCACCGCGACCGCGCACCTGCTGACCGGGTTGTCCGACAGCGGCGTCGCCCCTGGCACAGCACACCCCGCTGCCGCACCGCATGACGGGCAGGAACCGCACGCCCGGCCGCTACTGGACCTCAACCCGGTGCACTGGATGTACAACCTTCGCGGCGTATTGGAGCTGGCGAGCGGGTTGCTGGCGCCGGTCACCTCGTCGCTCAACGGTCCGATCACCAGCAGGCGCCGCTACAGCGCGGCACGGTTGCCACTCGACGACATTCAGCAGATCTGCCGAGCATTCGACGTGACCGTCAACGATGTGGTGCTGTCCGCCCTGACCGAGAGCTATCGGGACTTCATGATCCGTCGCGGCCAAGTCCCCCAACCCGATTCGTTGCGCACTCTGGTCCCGGAGTCGGCCACGTCCACCGTGCTGATGCCGCGTCTGCCGATCGAGGAGTCGAACCCGGTGCAGCGCTTGCTGGCCGTGCGTTCCCGGCTGGCTCAGACCAAGGACGGTGGGCAGTGGTATGCCGGACGCGCCGTGATGTCGGCGGCCGGCCTGCTGCCGGTCGCGTGGTCGGCGGCGGCCGCCCGGTTACTGGGAGGGCTCCGCCAGCGAGGTGTGGTGGCGCTCGCCACCACTGTCCCGGGGCCGGCGGAGTCGTTGGAGATCATGGGGTGCACCGTCGAGGGCGTGTTCCCGGTGCCGCCGATCGCGTTGCAGCTTCGCACCGGCGTGTCGGTGCTGAGCTACGCCGGGGAGTTGTTCATCGGGGTGCTGGCCGACTACGAGTTCGCCGCGGTCGACGAGCTCGCCCGGGGACTAGAGGCTGCGGTGGCGCGGCTGGTGGCACGCAGCAAACGACGCAAGCCGCTGCGCGACTGGCACGGGCTGGCGCTGGTGCACAGTGCGTAA
- a CDS encoding ribonuclease J, whose protein sequence is MEDLTPPGPLVEGGLRITALGGISEIGRNMTVFEHLGRLLIIDCGVLFPGHDEPGVDLILPDIRHIQDRLDDVEALVLTHAHEDHIGAIPFLLKLRADIPVVGSKFTLALVAAKCREHRIKPVFVQVAEGQRSTHGVFECEYFAVNHSIPDALAIAVHTGAGTVLHTGDIKLDQLPPDGRPTDLPGMSRLGDKGVDLLLCDSTNAEIPGVGPSESEVGPTLHRLIRGAEGRVIVACFASNVDRVQQIVDAAVSQGRRVAFVGRSMVRNMGIAKDLGFLKVGDQDVVDISAAEEMRPDQVVLVTTGTQGEPMAALSRMSRGEHRSITLTAGDLVVLSSSLIPGNEEAVFGVMDALAKIGARVVTNASARVHVSGHAYSGELLFLYNGIRPRNVMPVHGTWRMMRANAALAVSTGVPEESILMAENGVSVDLVAGQARIAGAVPLGKMFVDGLVDGDVGDATLGERLVLSSGFVSVTVVVRRGTGKPVAPPHLHSRGFSEDPKALEPVARKVEAELESLAAAQVTDPVRIAQAVRRTVGKWVGETYRRQPMIVPTVLEV, encoded by the coding sequence ATGGAAGATCTGACCCCCCCGGGTCCGCTGGTCGAGGGCGGGCTGCGTATCACCGCGTTGGGTGGCATCAGCGAGATCGGTCGCAATATGACCGTTTTCGAGCACCTCGGTCGACTGCTGATCATCGACTGCGGTGTGCTGTTTCCGGGCCACGACGAGCCCGGCGTCGACCTGATCCTGCCCGACATCCGCCACATCCAAGACCGGCTCGACGACGTCGAGGCACTGGTGCTGACCCATGCGCACGAGGACCACATCGGCGCCATCCCGTTCCTGCTCAAATTGCGGGCCGACATCCCGGTGGTCGGTTCGAAATTCACCCTGGCCTTGGTGGCCGCGAAGTGCCGAGAGCACCGCATCAAGCCGGTGTTCGTCCAGGTGGCCGAGGGGCAGCGCAGCACTCACGGGGTGTTCGAATGCGAATACTTCGCGGTGAACCACTCGATACCGGACGCGCTGGCGATCGCGGTCCACACCGGCGCGGGCACCGTGCTGCACACCGGCGATATCAAACTCGACCAGCTGCCGCCGGACGGGCGCCCCACAGACCTGCCCGGCATGTCGCGCCTGGGTGACAAGGGCGTGGACCTGCTGCTGTGCGACTCGACCAACGCCGAGATACCGGGTGTCGGGCCCAGTGAGAGCGAGGTCGGACCCACCCTGCACCGGTTGATACGTGGTGCTGAGGGTCGGGTGATCGTGGCGTGCTTCGCCTCCAACGTGGACCGGGTGCAGCAGATCGTCGACGCCGCGGTCTCCCAGGGGCGGCGCGTGGCCTTCGTGGGCCGGTCGATGGTCCGCAACATGGGCATCGCCAAGGATCTCGGCTTCCTCAAGGTGGGCGACCAGGATGTCGTCGACATCTCGGCGGCCGAGGAGATGCGGCCGGATCAGGTGGTGCTGGTAACCACCGGGACCCAGGGCGAGCCGATGGCGGCGCTGTCGCGGATGTCGCGCGGCGAGCACCGGTCGATCACGCTCACCGCCGGTGACCTGGTGGTGCTGTCGTCCTCGCTCATCCCGGGCAACGAGGAAGCCGTGTTCGGGGTGATGGACGCGCTGGCCAAGATCGGCGCCCGGGTGGTCACCAACGCCTCGGCGCGGGTGCATGTTTCCGGGCACGCGTACTCCGGCGAACTGCTGTTCCTCTACAACGGCATTCGGCCGCGCAATGTGATGCCCGTGCACGGCACCTGGCGGATGATGCGGGCGAATGCCGCACTGGCCGTTAGTACCGGCGTGCCGGAGGAATCGATCCTGATGGCCGAGAACGGGGTGAGCGTCGACTTGGTCGCCGGGCAAGCTCGCATCGCCGGGGCGGTCCCGCTCGGCAAGATGTTCGTCGACGGCCTCGTCGACGGTGACGTCGGAGATGCGACTCTGGGCGAGCGGTTGGTCCTGTCATCGGGATTCGTCTCGGTCACCGTGGTGGTGCGCCGGGGGACCGGCAAGCCGGTGGCGCCGCCGCATCTGCATTCGCGAGGCTTCTCCGAGGATCCCAAGGCGTTGGAGCCGGTGGCCCGCAAAGTCGAGGCGGAGCTGGAATCCCTCGCCGCAGCGCAGGTCACCGATCCGGTGCGCATTGCCCAGGCGGTCCGCCGCACCGTGGGCAAGTGGGTGGGCGAGACCTACCGGCGTCAGCCGATGATCGTGCCGACGGTGCTCGAGGTCTGA
- a CDS encoding FtsK/SpoIIIE family DNA translocase, translating into MASKTASRTPARSGARTTRSKAAARPARSRPAAKSRRNTRQHSRPVALGMACGRLARATWLMVAKGAGSAARSVGRAHDIDPGHRRDGIALALLALAVVTAASCWLDAARPVGAWIDTGLRTVIGGAVVLLPVLAAAGAVLLMRTEPDPENRPRLILGSTLIALPVLGLWHLWSGSPQSPEGRLHGAGFVGFAIGGPLADGLTAWIAAPLLCIGVLFGVLLLTGTTLREAPEALRTMFRGEYDEDDYYDEYDDEYDDQDYDPAYDSAEDDHARNDDVRDDTAAGARAGTSRFAAVDTDVIDDAPDWQSRSPLDNYPLEEPPAAPPPPVKPVRRKATKEPKAKPADTTVVLDRVVEGPYTLPALNLLIAGDPPKLRTAANDQMADSITSVLDQFKVDAAVTGCTRGPTVTRYEVELGPGVKVEKITALQRNIAYAVATESVRMLAPIPGKSAVGIEVPNTDRELVRLADVLTAPSTRGDHHPLLIGLGKDIEGDFICANLAKMPHLLVAGSTGSGKSSFVNSMLVSLLARATPEEVRMILIDPKMVELTPYEGIPHLITPIITEPKKAAAALAWLVEEMEQRYQDMKASRVRHINDFNDKVRSGEITTPLGSERVYRPYPFILAVVDELADLMMTAPRDVEDAIVRITQKARAAGIHLVLATQRPSVDVVTGLIKTNVPSRLAFATSSLTDSRVILDQPGAEKLIGMGDGLFLPMGANKPIRLQGAFISDEEIQAVVSACKDQAEPDYTEGVTAVKAGGDRADVDPDIGDDMEVFLQAVELVVSSQFGSTSMLQRKLRVGFAKAGRLMDLMETRSIVGPSEGSKARQVLVKPDELAATLMAIRGGGAPDDDGDEF; encoded by the coding sequence ATGGCTAGTAAGACGGCTAGTAGGACTCCCGCGCGTTCTGGTGCTCGAACGACCAGGTCAAAGGCTGCGGCCCGGCCTGCTCGGTCGAGGCCGGCGGCCAAGTCCCGCCGGAACACTCGGCAGCACTCGCGACCCGTTGCGCTGGGGATGGCTTGTGGGCGCCTCGCCCGCGCGACATGGCTGATGGTGGCCAAGGGTGCCGGTAGCGCGGCCCGATCCGTGGGACGTGCGCACGACATCGACCCCGGGCATCGTCGGGATGGCATCGCGCTGGCACTGCTGGCGCTAGCTGTGGTGACGGCCGCGAGTTGCTGGCTGGATGCCGCACGCCCGGTCGGCGCATGGATCGACACCGGTCTGCGTACCGTGATCGGCGGCGCCGTGGTGCTGCTGCCCGTGCTTGCCGCCGCCGGTGCCGTCCTGCTGATGCGTACCGAACCCGACCCGGAGAACCGGCCCCGGCTGATCCTCGGATCGACCCTGATCGCGTTGCCGGTCCTGGGCCTGTGGCACCTGTGGTCCGGCTCGCCGCAGAGTCCCGAGGGCCGTCTGCACGGCGCCGGATTCGTCGGCTTTGCGATCGGTGGCCCGCTCGCCGATGGGCTCACGGCCTGGATCGCCGCACCCCTGTTGTGCATCGGCGTGCTGTTCGGTGTCTTGTTGCTGACGGGGACCACCCTGCGGGAGGCCCCTGAGGCCTTGCGCACGATGTTCCGCGGCGAGTACGACGAAGACGACTACTACGACGAATACGACGACGAATACGACGATCAGGACTACGACCCGGCTTACGACAGCGCCGAGGACGATCACGCTCGCAACGACGACGTTCGCGACGACACCGCCGCCGGTGCGCGGGCCGGAACCAGCCGGTTCGCCGCCGTCGATACCGATGTGATCGACGACGCCCCGGACTGGCAGTCGCGCAGCCCGCTGGACAACTACCCACTCGAGGAACCGCCGGCCGCACCGCCGCCGCCGGTCAAACCGGTGCGTCGCAAGGCAACCAAGGAGCCCAAGGCCAAACCCGCCGACACCACCGTCGTACTGGACCGGGTGGTCGAGGGCCCCTACACCCTGCCGGCCCTGAACCTGTTGATCGCCGGCGACCCGCCAAAACTGCGTACCGCGGCCAATGACCAGATGGCCGACTCGATCACCTCGGTACTGGACCAGTTCAAGGTCGATGCTGCGGTCACCGGCTGCACCCGTGGTCCCACCGTCACCCGCTACGAGGTGGAACTGGGGCCGGGAGTGAAGGTCGAGAAGATCACTGCGCTGCAGCGCAACATCGCCTATGCCGTGGCCACCGAGAGCGTGCGGATGCTCGCGCCGATCCCGGGTAAGTCCGCGGTGGGCATTGAAGTCCCCAACACCGACCGCGAACTGGTTCGACTGGCCGACGTGCTGACCGCTCCGTCGACCCGCGGGGACCACCACCCCCTGCTGATCGGCTTGGGCAAAGACATCGAGGGCGACTTCATCTGCGCCAACCTGGCGAAGATGCCGCACCTGCTGGTCGCCGGGTCCACCGGCTCGGGCAAGTCGAGTTTCGTCAATTCGATGCTGGTCTCGCTGCTGGCGCGGGCCACCCCGGAAGAAGTCAGGATGATCCTGATCGACCCGAAGATGGTGGAACTCACCCCGTATGAGGGCATTCCGCACCTGATCACTCCGATCATCACCGAGCCGAAGAAGGCCGCCGCCGCGCTGGCCTGGCTGGTCGAGGAGATGGAACAGCGCTACCAGGACATGAAGGCGTCCCGGGTTCGCCACATCAACGACTTCAACGACAAGGTGCGCTCAGGGGAGATCACCACACCGCTGGGCAGCGAACGGGTCTACCGGCCCTATCCCTTCATCCTCGCCGTCGTCGACGAGCTCGCCGACCTGATGATGACCGCACCCCGCGACGTCGAAGACGCGATTGTGCGGATCACCCAGAAGGCCCGCGCTGCCGGCATCCACCTGGTGCTGGCGACCCAGCGGCCGTCGGTGGATGTCGTCACCGGCCTGATCAAGACCAACGTGCCCTCGCGTCTGGCATTCGCCACCTCGTCGCTCACCGACTCTCGGGTCATCCTGGATCAGCCGGGTGCCGAGAAGCTGATCGGCATGGGGGACGGGCTGTTCCTGCCCATGGGCGCCAACAAGCCGATCCGGCTGCAGGGCGCGTTCATCTCCGATGAGGAGATCCAGGCCGTCGTCAGCGCCTGCAAGGACCAGGCCGAGCCTGACTACACCGAAGGCGTCACCGCGGTGAAGGCCGGTGGTGATCGTGCCGACGTCGATCCCGACATCGGTGACGACATGGAGGTCTTCCTGCAGGCCGTCGAGCTGGTGGTGTCGAGCCAGTTCGGCTCGACCTCGATGCTGCAGCGCAAGCTGCGGGTGGGCTTCGCCAAGGCAGGTCGGCTGATGGACCTGATGGAGACCCGCAGCATCGTCGGCCCCTCCGAAGGCTCCAAAGCCCGCCAGGTGCTGGTCAAGCCCGACGAGTTGGCCGCGACGTTGATGGCCATCCGCGGCGGGGGCGCCCCCGACGACGATGGCGACGAGTTCTAG
- a CDS encoding winged helix-turn-helix domain-containing protein, translating to MPVLTAAQARRIAVAAQGFTQPKPSVAVSRAHLRRLISRIHLLQLDSVSVAVRAHYAPVFSRLGPYDRSVLDRAAWSHSARSPRLLVEYWAHEAALMAVEDWPLLQWRMRQWPHGRWGSAIVRANPQLVTDVVAAVSELGPATAGQIEEHLAAASGRAGKGPWWNRSDTKWVAEALFASGVLTTATRVGFARHYDLVENVLPARVLAVDIDDDQAVRELVLRASGALGVATETDLRDYFRLSAAQTKPAIAKLVADGELEPVSVAGWDAPAYLRTGQSIPRTDRGTALLCPFDPLIFFRPRVQRLFDFHYRIEIYTPAAKRQYGYYVWPFLLDGELVARVDLKADRQHDALHVVGAFAEQGRDRTRVAAALLPELESMASWLGLGRVTVGSRGDLAALLR from the coding sequence GTGCCCGTCTTAACGGCGGCGCAAGCGCGCCGAATCGCCGTTGCTGCACAGGGATTCACGCAGCCCAAGCCGTCTGTGGCCGTCAGCAGGGCGCACCTGAGGCGCTTGATCTCTCGAATCCACCTCCTGCAGTTGGACTCGGTTTCCGTGGCGGTGCGTGCGCATTACGCGCCGGTGTTCAGCCGGCTCGGCCCGTACGACCGCTCTGTTCTGGACCGGGCCGCCTGGAGCCACAGTGCCCGCTCGCCGCGGCTGCTGGTGGAGTACTGGGCGCACGAGGCGGCGCTGATGGCAGTCGAGGATTGGCCGCTGTTGCAGTGGCGAATGAGGCAGTGGCCTCACGGACGGTGGGGATCGGCCATCGTTCGGGCCAATCCGCAGCTGGTCACCGATGTCGTCGCCGCGGTGAGCGAACTGGGCCCGGCGACCGCCGGTCAGATCGAGGAGCACCTGGCCGCCGCGTCCGGGCGGGCGGGCAAGGGGCCCTGGTGGAATCGCAGTGACACCAAGTGGGTGGCCGAGGCACTGTTTGCTTCCGGGGTGCTGACCACCGCGACCCGGGTCGGCTTCGCCAGGCACTACGACTTGGTGGAGAACGTGCTGCCGGCCCGGGTGCTGGCTGTCGATATCGATGATGACCAGGCGGTCCGAGAACTGGTACTGCGGGCGTCCGGGGCCCTGGGGGTGGCTACCGAAACCGACCTACGGGACTATTTCCGGCTGTCGGCCGCCCAGACCAAGCCGGCAATCGCGAAACTGGTGGCAGATGGCGAATTGGAACCGGTGAGCGTGGCAGGCTGGGACGCCCCGGCCTACCTGCGGACCGGGCAGTCGATTCCACGGACGGATCGCGGCACCGCGCTGTTGTGTCCGTTCGACCCGCTGATCTTCTTCCGGCCCCGGGTCCAGCGGCTCTTCGATTTTCACTACCGCATCGAGATCTACACCCCGGCCGCCAAGCGTCAATACGGCTACTACGTGTGGCCGTTCCTGCTGGACGGGGAGCTGGTCGCTCGGGTGGACCTCAAGGCCGACCGCCAGCACGATGCGCTGCATGTCGTCGGGGCATTCGCCGAGCAGGGCCGGGACCGGACGCGGGTTGCCGCAGCATTGCTCCCCGAGCTGGAGTCGATGGCCTCCTGGCTGGGTCTGGGCCGGGTCACGGTGGGCAGTCGCGGGGACTTGGCTGCCTTGCTGCGGTGA
- the thyX gene encoding FAD-dependent thymidylate synthase, giving the protein MAETAPLRVQMIAKTEFMPPPDVPWSTDADGGQALVEFAGRACYQSWSKPNPRTATNAAYLKHVIDVGHFAVLEHATVTFYISGISRSASHELIRHRHLSFSQLSQRYVPEPDSRIVVPPGMEDDTELQQILTAAADASHAAYTELLARLEAKFAAGQPTETMGALRRKQARQAARAVLPNATEARVVVTGNYRAWRHFIAMRASEHADVEIRRLAVECLRQLAGVAPAAFGDFQISTLADGTEVATSPLATEV; this is encoded by the coding sequence GTGGCCGAGACGGCGCCGCTGCGCGTGCAAATGATTGCCAAGACCGAGTTCATGCCGCCGCCGGACGTGCCTTGGAGCACTGACGCCGACGGCGGTCAGGCCCTGGTGGAATTCGCCGGCCGGGCCTGCTACCAGAGCTGGTCGAAACCCAACCCGCGCACCGCCACCAACGCGGCCTACCTCAAGCACGTCATCGACGTCGGGCACTTCGCGGTGCTCGAACACGCCACGGTGACGTTTTACATCAGCGGTATTTCCCGGTCGGCCAGTCATGAGCTGATCCGGCATCGCCATCTGTCGTTCTCCCAGCTTTCGCAGCGTTATGTCCCCGAGCCGGACTCCCGGATCGTGGTGCCCCCGGGGATGGAAGACGACACGGAACTGCAGCAGATCCTGACTGCGGCCGCCGACGCCAGCCACGCCGCCTACACCGAGCTGCTGGCCCGGCTGGAGGCGAAGTTCGCGGCAGGCCAGCCGACCGAGACCATGGGTGCGCTGCGGCGCAAGCAGGCCCGGCAGGCGGCCCGCGCGGTGCTGCCCAACGCCACGGAGGCCCGCGTCGTGGTGACCGGCAACTATCGGGCGTGGCGACACTTCATCGCGATGCGTGCCAGCGAGCATGCCGATGTCGAGATCCGCCGGCTGGCCGTCGAGTGTCTGCGCCAGCTCGCCGGGGTAGCCCCGGCGGCGTTCGGGGACTTCCAGATCAGCACGTTGGCCGACGGCACGGAAGTCGCGACCAGCCCGCTCGCCACCGAGGTCTGA
- the mbp1 gene encoding microaggregate-binding protein 1, producing MSNHDSGPEAAIKGIVEDVKGKAKEAVGTVIGNDSLQREGQAQQDKAEAQREVAVKEAEAEKARAKAAADEARERAEQ from the coding sequence ATGAGTAACCACGACAGTGGGCCTGAGGCCGCCATCAAGGGCATCGTCGAAGACGTCAAGGGCAAGGCCAAGGAAGCCGTCGGAACGGTGATCGGCAACGACTCTCTCCAACGCGAAGGCCAGGCCCAGCAGGACAAGGCCGAAGCCCAACGTGAGGTTGCTGTCAAGGAAGCAGAGGCCGAGAAGGCCCGCGCCAAGGCCGCTGCGGACGAGGCGCGCGAGCGCGCCGAGCAGTAG